The Acidobacteriota bacterium DNA segment GGTCCTGTTTGGCGCCTTGCTGCTCTATGCCTCATCCGGTCTGCCCGGCCACGGCGATCCCGACGGGCCCAGCCACCGGGAGCGGAGCCGGGCGGGCTCGCCGGTCGCGGCGGCCCACTACATTCGCCATGCCCAAGGGGATGCGGCCTCTCCCAACATCGTGACCGTGGTTCTGGCGGACTACCGCGGCTTCGACACGCTGGGAGAGACGGTGGTGGTCTTGACCGCCGGACTGGTGTGCTACTTGATTCTCAGACGGAGCCCATGACCTCCAGTTCCAGAAATCCAATTCTGATTACCGCCAGCCGGCTACTGGCTCCCTTCATCCAGTTGTTTGCCCTCTACGTGATCTTTCACGGCCACTTCGGCCCCGGGGGAGGATTCCAGGGAGGGGCATTGCTGGCCGCCAGCATTCTGATGCTGCGGCTCTCGGTGGGTGCGGAGAGGTCGGAACTCAAATTCAGGAAATCCTGGGGCACGCCGGTGGGGGCCCTGGGAGCCATGATCTTTGCCGGCACTGGCCTGCTCACGCTCCTGCTGGGTGGCCGGTTCCTGGAATATGGCTTTTTGCCGCTTCCGGATCTGAGCCCGGCCGAGCTTCATTCCACCGGGATTCTGCTGATCGAAGTCGGAGTGAGCCTGGCCGTCATGGCGGTGCTGGTGGCCATTTATGACGACATCATGGAGGGGCCCGGTGGAGATTGAGTTTATCGCGGGTCACAACCTGTACTGGATCATCTCTCTGTTGCTGCTGGTGGGGCTCTACGGGATGCTGGCCAAGCGGAACCTGGTGAAGAAACTGGTGGGCATGAATATCTTCCAGACGTCCATCATCCTGTTCTACATCGCCATCGCTTCCAAGAAGAAGGCCACCGTTCCGGTCATTGACGCCGCGTTGGGTTCGGTAGACCCTGCTCACTACATCAATCCGCTGCCGCACACCTTGATGCTGACGGCCATCGTGGTGAGCGTGGCCACCACCGGAGTGGGTTTCGCGCTGCTCATCAGCATCTTTCGGCGATACGGGACCCTGGATGAAGACTCGTTGTTGAAACGAATGAGATGATTGAAGCCAACCTGCCCCTGC contains these protein-coding regions:
- a CDS encoding cation:proton antiporter subunit C, whose translation is MEIEFIAGHNLYWIISLLLLVGLYGMLAKRNLVKKLVGMNIFQTSIILFYIAIASKKKATVPVIDAALGSVDPAHYINPLPHTLMLTAIVVSVATTGVGFALLISIFRRYGTLDEDSLLKRMR
- a CDS encoding sodium:proton antiporter gives rise to the protein MTSSSRNPILITASRLLAPFIQLFALYVIFHGHFGPGGGFQGGALLAASILMLRLSVGAERSELKFRKSWGTPVGALGAMIFAGTGLLTLLLGGRFLEYGFLPLPDLSPAELHSTGILLIEVGVSLAVMAVLVAIYDDIMEGPGGD